The nucleotide window GACGGATGGCTCGACATCATCGGAGGCGACTACGGCACCCAGCTAGACACGACTTTCAACGACTTTCAGGACTCAATAGCTATCTTCTGGGGAGGACCAAACAGGGCGTACTCGTCCTCAAATGCAACCTTTCTGCCCGCATGGGTAGCTCGCCATAACTTCCAGGTTGCCGATATGAACAAGGACGGCTATTACGATATTGTCGTAGTCAACTATTACCCGACATACGGCACGAAAAATTACATCTACTGGGGTTCAGGGACCGGTTTCAGCCCCAGCAACAGGGAAGAGCTGCCTATTCTGCCTTATTTCCCGCACGGCGCGAACGTTGCCGACTTCAACAAGGACGGATGGCTCGATTTAGTATTTACGGGAACAGGTTCATCCAATCAGGCTTACGTTTACTATGCAGACCCTGCGAGACCGAAAAAATACGAAGATCCTTTGATTCTCAATGCGGGTTCTGTGTTCGGAGGCTCAGCTTCGTACGACTACAACGACGACGGCTGGCTCGACTTGGTCTTCTTCAGGGGTGATGCCCAGGATAGTTCAGGCTTAAGCAAGTTCAAGCCCTGGGTGTATCTGGGAGGACCTGAAGGCTTCTCGGATTCGAGCCGCCTTGAGTTCGGCGCGCGCAAGTACAACATGTCCGGCGGTTTTCTTACAGATTTGAACAGAGACGGCATAAAGGATCTTCTCGTTCACTCGTGGGTGCTGTTTGATTCATCAGGTGTGCTCTGGGGTCCGGATTTTTACACCCATACTCAGCTCTATTGCAACGTTGACCATCACTCGCAGTGCAGGGACATGGGTCACGTTTACACGAGGGAACAGCGCGAACCCTACATATCGAATGTGTTCGACGCCGGCCAGGCCGTGAACTGGGATGCCTTTATTACTATTGATTCTACTCCCGGGACATCGAACATAAACTTCCGAGTCCGCACAGGTCCGACTCCAACACCCGACGCATCATGGACGGACTGGTTTCAGGCGCGCTCCAACGGGTCGATACCCGACTCCGTAAACGGCAAGCTCGCAATAAACAGGTACTTCCAATACGATGCAGGTCTTCAGTGGAGCTATCTTGCCGATCTGCCCGTGCTCTTCGAAGTAACGACTTACTGGGGACCATCCATAACGCTCGAACCCGATTACGACTCGACTACCTATCCCGCAGTCGAGATAACCTACCCAATGACGGTAACGAACGACGGTACGGTATCTGACGTTATCGACGTCACGACCGAGGGCACACTTCCGGGATGGACTCTTACGCTTTACACTTCAACGGGTGATGGGATGGAAGACTCGAACTCGGATGGGATACCGGACGTGGACTCCGTTTCAGGCAGCGGCGGCCAGAGTGTTTTCAGGGTCGGACTTACGCCGCCTTCCGACGCAATGGTTGGCGATGTCGATACAACTATTGTTTGGGTTCATTCAACGAACAATGAAACCGTTAGGGATTCGGCTTTTTTAATAACTCACGTGGAACCTATGCCCGCTTTGCTTCTCCTGCCCAATCAGGATTCATCGGCGTACAGAGGCCAGACCGTTCGCTACGCCTTGACGCTCACAAACTCCGGCAACGGACCCGATGTTGTCGACATAACAACAGAAGGGACGCTTGCGGGATGGAATGTGGACAGACGCTCAGGGATTAGCGCTCCATTGACCGACTCGGATGCAGACGGCGTACCTGACCTGGGCTCTGTACCAGGGGGAGGTGGAATAGCTGGACTCTTAGTGGATGTTACCATTCCGTTCACCGCAACAGAGGGTGAACGCGACACAACATGGGTCGTTGCGCATTCGTCGGTCGATACGGCGACAACATCCAGGGCAAGACTCGTCACGACCGTTCTTGTTCCGCCTGACACGGTGCCGGTTGTGGCATTAAGGATTGATCCTGATACGCTGGTGGAGACGGAGCCCGAAACTCCCGTCATGTGCACGCTGCGCGTTCAGAATCTTGGAAATAAGATAGACACTTTCGATATAGAGGTCGGATTCATTACTGCTAATGTATGGAATTACCGCCTGCTTGAAATATCCCTTGTCCCGCTGGGAGACCTGAATAGCAACTCGGTTCCGGATGTCGGAGCCCTGGTCCCTGGTTCGGGGAAAGAGTTCCTGTTTGAGGTTACGCCGCCTGCGGGAGTGGGAAACGATTTTACAGGCACTTCGGCTTTGGGCAATACGGCCATCGCAGTGTTGACTGCGCGCTCCTCGGTCAGGGACACGGTAACGGAGCGCTCGGAAGACACCATTCTTGTTATTCCGCTATTCAACGTGCATAACTTCCCCAATCCGTTTACCGGTCCTACGACCTTCTATTTCAGCCTGCCTGAGCCGGGGAAGGTGACTTTGAAGATTTACAACCGTGCCGGAGAATACCTGGCTACGGTTGTCGAGAATAAACCTTATGATAACCCAGGCGTCTATTTCGAACCCTGGGACGGGCTGACGTCCGAGGGCAGAAGACCAGCACCAGGCGTCATGCTGTATCATTTCAATTTTGTTCCAGATAACGAAGCCCACAGGGCTAGAAATGTAGTTAAGAAAGCGCTCTCGAAAGGAGGGAGCCAATGAAAAGAATACTCGTTATTCTTGCGATCGCTTCCGCAGCCTTCGCTCAATTCGGTGGCAACACAGGAACCACCGCTCATCCGCTTTTGAAGATTGGTTTCGGTCCGCGCGCCGCAGCAATGGGCAATGCCTACATGGGCATCGCGACCGACATCACCGCCCTCTGGTGGAATCCTGCAGGTCTTAATCAGCTAAACACTTACGAAGCCATGCTCTCCCACCACGAGTGGCTCAAGGGAATCCGCGACGAGTATGCGGCAATCATCTGGCCGCAGTCGCCTAAAAACACCATAGGGTTTGCCCTTAACTTCTCGAGCGCTTCAGGCATCGAGCACTGGGATGAGAACAACCTTCCTGTTTCTGGCGATTCTCTGATAGCGGCCTACGAGGCTTTATTCATGGCCTCCTACACGAGGCAGATTGGAAGCAACATCGGCCTTAGCGCAAGCCTGAAGGGACTTTACGAGAACCTTTACGACGCATCAGGTTTCGGCGGAGCCGTAGATCTCTCCTTCCATTGGAAGCCTTCACCCATATTCGGTTTGGGCGTCAGCCTTCAGAATCTTGGACCAGGCATGTTCTACGGCGGAGAAAGCTATATGCTTCCGATGCAGGCGCAGGTAGGAGCGGCTCTTACGTTTGACGATCTGCTTTACGGAGCCAACTTTCTGGCGGATGTCAGGGTCCCCATGGACAACAATATCAGCGTTCATGTTGGAGCGGAGGTCTGGCCGCTTGAGATTCTTGCCGCCCGCATAGGTTTTCAGTCCGGTCCCCAGACCATAGGCGAGTTGAATATACTTGCAGGTCTTACCGCAGGTGTAGGGCTTGTATTAAGCAACTACAGAATCGATTACGCGCTAGCTCCATACGGCCAGCTCGGCCTCACTCACAGACTCGCATTCATAGCCGCCTTCGGCGAACGTCCAAGGTACGGCGACGTTATCGTACGCGTAATAGACGCCGAGACGAAAGCGCCCATAGTAGCCCACTTGAATATCGAAGGCCTTGTTAAACTGGATAAGGATACGGACGAAAAAGGCGTCTGGGAACGCAAGGGACTTAACCCCGGAAAGATAACGGCTAAGGCGAGCAAGGACGACTACTATCCCTCCACAGGAGAGACACAGGTTAAGGCAGGTCAGAAGGCGGAACTTGTTGTTGCCTTATCCAAGATTCCGCCCGGAGGCATAGCAGGAAAAGTGTTCGATGTAAAGACCAACGATCCGCTCACCGGAACCATAACCTATAAGGGTCCGAACGACATCAAGGGCGAAGTCAAAACCGATGATCAGGGAAACTATACCTTGCCTGCGCTTTACCGCGGAGACTATGAGCTTCATGTTCAGCCTGATCATTCGAAATACTTCCCTCAGGATGCATCGGTAACCGTGGAACCGGACAAAAAAGCGCAGAAGGACTTTGCCCTGCTTCGTGAAAAGGAACTCATCGTCTTCCACAACATTAACTTTGAGACTGGTGAAGCGCGTGTACTACCCGATTTCTATACCGTGCTCGATCAGATAGGCCAGATACTAGCCGACAACCCTACTATTCAGGTTGAGTTGGGCGGTCATACCGATTCGAGACCCATAAAGACCCCTGATTTCAAAGATAACCTGGCTCTATCCCAGGGACGTGTTGACGCAGTGAGACAATATCTGATCGATAAGTTCAACATAGAACCCGCAAGACTCGTGGCAAAAGGATACGGCGATTCGCAGCCTGTTGCGTCGAATGAAACCGAAGAAGGCATGGCAAAGAACCGCCGTGTTGAGTTCAAGGTTCTGACAGGAATCGAGTACTACCACGAGATCAAAAACATCGAGGAGCGATAGAGACATCCTGGATATCAGATAATTCCAAGCGCCGGATGCTTGCTATCCTATCAGGATTTTATCCCCCGTGGTTTAGAACGCGGGGGATATTTTTTCTCCCCGCGGGCTTTTTTTCGCACACTGTAGCCCTAAGGCTCTTGCCGTATTGACAATATGTTTCTTGTATATATCCTTGCTAAAACAGTCTGAAGGGATTGTTCGATTACAGCAAACGGGATTAAAGGAGAGACATTGATAAACGCAATTCAACATATAGGATTCGGGGTGAATGACAGGGACCGTTCATGGTCTTTCTATCGAAAGCTCGGGTTCGACGTTCCCATGAGTCTTAATCAAAGCAGGGCGTCCCGAATGGAACCCCTGGTGGGAGGAGACTATGAGCGCAAGGTAGTGATTGCCGCCAACCTTCTGGGCGGCGCAACCTTAGAGATTTTTCAGTACCTTTCTACAGAGCCAAAGCCCTACCCAGTTGACTGGAACTGGGGAAACCCCGGAATGTCCGCCACGGCATTAAAAGTCCGTGACTTGAACAAAGCCCTTGATTTGTTCGGCGATATGCCGGAGTCGATTGTTTCACGACCGACGGATTGGCCGGCAAACCCTTCATGGAAAGCCGCACTCGTCAAGGATCCCGATAACCTTCTTATCTATTTAGTTGAGATACCGGGAATGCCTTATTCGCTTAAGCTCAACGGCAACTTCATCGGCGGTATTGTTTTTTCCACGGTGGCGGTAAGCGATATGGAGCGCTCTCTCGAGTTCTACCGCAACGTCCTCGATTATAAGGACATCGTATACGACTGGCAGGGCTACGACCCCATGCTATCCTCCATCCCTGGAGGAAACCGCAGGATGCGCAGGGTCATGCTTAAGGATTCCAGGCCTTCGACATCATTCTACAGCTTCTACCTCGACAGAGGTATGATTGAACTTGTGGAAGTCGAGGGCGACAAGGGCAAGCATATCTACAACGCAAGACGCTGGGGCGATGTGGGACAGATGGAGATATGCTTCGACGTACACGATATAAAAGCCACGTTCGATGAGTTGAAAAAGCGCGGCGCCGAACCCCTGCTCGAGCCTAACACAGAGGATTTCGATATGGGTCACGGATCGACCGCTTTCTTTGCCTACTTCAAGGATCCTGACGGCACCATGATTGAACTCGCTGAGGCGACAAAACTCAAAATAACGAACTCTATAGGAATAGATTTGAAAAAGCGCAAGCCGGGGAAAGCCTTGCCCAAATGGCTTATGAAGATGTCGCGCCATAAGAGATACAAGGATTGAATCCTTATTAAGAACAGACTGAAGCCGCCTTCAGGCGGCTTCAGTTTTATTTCGACTTATAAGGAAAACGAACTCTATAGTTCCAGCTTCATCTCATCACGTACCTCGCGAAAAGCCTTTATTGTCAGTGCTATGTCCTCGTCGGTATGTGCGGCTGTCGGAATCATCCTGCAAAGAACTACACCCTTGGGTACGACAGGGTACATTACACCTGAGATGAAAACGCCCTTTTCGTCGCGCATCTTGTGTATGAAGCGCATACCGGTCTCCACATCGTTTGCGGGTACGTATACAGGCGTTACGGGAGACTGCGTGTTGCCGAGGTTGTAGCCAAGCTCCTTGAGACCGGACTGAAGCTTGCGTGTATTTTCCCAGAGCTTGTCGAACAAACCTGGTTCGGATTCGATTATATCCAATGTTTTGATAAGCACTTCAACAACGACCATGGGAAGCGACTTCGCGAAAATCTGGGTCCGGGCGTTGTAGCGGATATATTCAATTACCTCATCGGTTGACGAACTGAACCCGCCTATGGCTGCAAACGACTTTGCGAACGTTCCGAAGTATATGTCGATATCGTCCTGTACGCCGAAGTGAGAGCCCGTTCCCCTGCCTTGCTTGCCCATTACGCCGAAGCCGTGAGCGTCATCCACGTAGAGCCTTGCCCCGTACTTATTCTTGAGCTTCACAACGCCGGGAAGGTCGGCAAGATCGCCCGTCATTCCGTACACTCCCTCGGTCATTACAAGGACCCCTCCCTCCCTGTTCCGGGTGGCCCTTTTCAATGCCCGCTCAAGACTCTCCATGCTGTTATGCTGAAACGGGATAAACTGACGCGTTGAAAATGCCGCATCCATCATTGAAGCATGTGCGAGCTTGTCTATTACTATTACATCATCCTTACCTATCATCGATGTAACCGTCCCGAGAACGCCGAGGTAACCGTAGTTGAAAAGAATCGCACTCGGCTTTCCGGAATATCGGGCAAGACGCTCCTCGAGCGCTATGTGGCGTTCGGTGTTTCCGGTCATGAATCTTGCACCCATGGGCGCGCCTACCCCCCATTTCGCTGCGGCTTCTTTAGCCGTCTCGATTAGTTCTGGCCTCTGGACAAGACCAAGGTAGTTGTTTATCGCCCACTGAATAACTGGCTTGCCGCTGAACGTCATTCTCGGTCCGGGCATCCCGTCAAGCACCGGTAGGGCGAAGTAGCGGTCTCGCTTTAGCCTGAAATACGAAAAATAACCGCCTTCCTCACCGCATTTGGAGAACAAATCTTTCATAGTTTTGTTATGGGTTCCTTTCAGAAAAGTCTTTCAATTGTTTCTTGCGTGATCTCATCGAGTCTCAGGGTAATGTGAGGCTCGAGCTTGTGTATTTTATAGTCTTCATAAAGCCTCTTCTTGCCGCCACCCGTGATGTTGAGAAGCACTACCTCTTTCTTGTCGATGGAGCCGGATTCGAACGCTTGTTTTAAAGCACCTAGAGCTACGGCTGCGGCAGGGTCCAGGTCTATGCCCTCCAGCTCTTCGAAGCGGCCGCCTGAAGCAGATGCTTCCTCGTTCGTTACGGAATACATAAGACCGTTTGTTGCCGTAAGGGCGTCGAATACGCCTCCGCGGATTCCGTATGGCGGCTTGCGGTTGGAGAGAACGTGTGCGGATATCTGCGAGACCTTCTCTTTGAGAGCTGATTCTTCAATCTCGGGAAGTATTCTTGAGCCTTTTTTCCATGATTCCGTCATCGGCGTAAAGGGGTAATTCTGAGCAAGATGAAGCTTCATTTTCGCACTGCCGTATCGACCGTCGCGTACGAGTCTTTCCGAAGCTTCCCAGGCCGCTATTCCGCCGGTTCCCGAGCCGACTGCCTGGAAATAGTGGTCGGGAATCCTGCCTATTTCGAGAGCCGCAGCAAGAAGTGCGGTTCCCATTCCATCCCTGCGCGCGACGTTCTTCGCCCCTCCTTCGGGTATATACCCCGGAAGTTTGGATATCATATCTGCAACTTGAATCGCGTCGAGATAGTCGGCACCGCCCGTCACAGCAACTAGTCTTACGGAACTCGAAAAAGCCCTGGTGGACCAGATGCAGTCGAGTCCGGCTTCGTGAACAACGAGTAAGAGAGGGATTTCGTTCACGGAGCACAGCTCGGCGAACGCCCTTGCGGTATTACCTGCCGATGCGACAACCAGGGTCTGAGATGATTCCTCAAGCCGCGAACAAACAGGCGGGGCTTCAAGCTCCTTGAAAGTGCAGGTCTTCATGTTTGCACCGCGTTCGGGCCAGTAGCCGGAGAAAACTATCCAGAGATTCTCGAGTCCGACTTCAAGCGCTAACGCTTCGCTCTTGAAAACAACGGGGATGGAATCCGTTTTAATGTAGCGTCTGAGTGGCAGCCAGTCCTTGAATATGAACATTCCGTTCGAACTTCCTTTTATTGACAGCCGGACATTACGGTAATCAGCCCTGAGCAGGGACGGCGAATGCCCCTCATCGCAGGAAAGAAGGTGATTGTCCTTCTCGAATACCTTGCCGCACTCGAGGCATTCGAGTCTATACGATGTAGGCTTGAAATCCGCGTTCATTTTTTCTTATGTTTTAAGAGCAAGAAGCCCCCCGAGAAGGAGAACCATAACCAGCGTAACGAGAGCGACGCTCGTTTCGGCGGCTATCCCGACAACAAAAGGCTTCCAGCCCGTTTTAGCCATATCCGAGAATCTCGTTCTAAGGCCTACGCCGGCGAACGTGAACAGAAAAGCCCAGCCCTCCAGCGATTTTATGGATGCAAGCATTGCAGACTTCTGTCCTCCGAACACCCCGACCGAAGCGAGCACGGCGAACAACACGAAACCGAGAACGAACTTGGGAAACTTCTGCCAGAGGAACTTGCCCTTGTGGTCTATCTGCTTGGCCATGCCCTTTGACGCATAGTAGATGGCGAATCCGAGGATAACGAAACCCATAAGCGCATTGCGGCACATCTTTGTTATGGTTGCCGCCTCTAGCGCGCCTGACGCGCTTTTTACCTGATCATAAAGCTGCCCGGTCGCTATCGCCTCTGCGGTGTTGTCGACGGCAAGACCTGCCCAGACCCCGAACAGGCTTTGATTCATGTGCAGGAGTGCGCCGATGAGAGGATAGACTATCATTGCGGCGGCGCCGAAGATGAGAATTACGGCAATCGCATAGTTTGCCTCTTCCCTCTTCGCATTTATTGCGCCTGTGGTCCCGATTATCGCAGATACGCCGCAGATGCCGACCCCGACGGACAGAAGAGAACCTATCCTTTCGTCAAGCTTGAACAGCCTCGCTATAAGGGTAACAAAGAAGATTGAGAAGAGTATCTCTACAACGACCATACCGAGACCGAGTCCGCCCAGTTTTAGCAAGTCCGATATGAGTATCCTCGCGCCAAGGAAAACTATGCCAAGCTTCAAAAGAAACTCGTAGGCCTCAAGACCGGGAGCAAGGAAATCCGCCAGGCCCTTGATTCGTTCTATCAGCAGGTTGTTGATAAGCATACCGATAACAATTGCAATGATTACGTTCGCTCCGAGAATAGCCTTAATCCATTCTACGTGTACGACTTTCTTGAAAAGCTCGGAGAGGTAAAGCGAAACAAGACCGATTACAATTAAAAGCAACAAACCGGATATGAAACCCCATACGCTTTTCTTTTTTTCGCCCATTTCAGCCCCCCGGGAGCATGAATTTTAGAAGCGAGCTGAATGGTATCTCTGGTGTTCCGCCCAGCCATTGCCAGATAAGTAATCCCAGAGTCAGGACGCAAGCGACAATAAGAGCCCACCAATCCAGATGCATCTTGACGGACTTTCTTTCATCCGCCGCCCTTTCGATTTCGTTGTTTTTAGAAGCCATGTATCCTCCGGTTTTGCGATTTTCAGCCGCATCAATTCGACTACAAGTCATTAAGTGCAAATAGTACAATTTTTTTCCAGGATGTCAAGACTTTTCAAAAGGATGTTTAGTGAGCTTAATTGAATGTTAACTTAGTTTACTTTTAACTAGCTGATATATTTTCAAACCTCGAAGTCTGAACCCATTGCAAAGAGCGAAGCCAGAATTCAATTCATTTCTGGATGCTTTTGACCATCCTGTAGACCCCGGCAAACCCGAACCGTCTTTTCAGCCACGGCGATTCCAGGACATCGGCAATGGAGTATCCCAGGCTCTTGTAGAGGCTTATGGCAGGCCGGTTGTTCTTGCTTACGCCAAGGCTTATGCTTGCGTATTCTTTCATGTTGGCTACGTCTTCCGCCTCCTTCATGAGAAGCCTGCCTATGCCCTGTCCCCTGAACGAAGACACCACTGCGACCTGAGCTACGAACAGTTCGTTTTGAGACGGTTCGGGGTCCATCAATCCCTGGCGCAGATATAATGGAAGACGATAGAATAAGAAAAGAGGCCCTGCAAGACGAACCAGTTCGGCGCCCGTTTGCGCATAAGCGTTGCGGATTATATCTCTGTCGTGCAGAACGAGAATGCCTGCAACCTTTCCTGATTTTTCTGCCATTCTTGCGTATTGAAAGCTCGAAATATTCCCCCGCCTTGCGAATAGTCTTGATATTAATGACGTAGCTCTTGCCTCTGAGCCGTAAGCAAGGTTGAATTGTATCGGACCGGTGGAATATATTAAGGGTGCAGCCGCTGCGGCGTCATCGGGCTTTGCCTTTCTGATTTTAACGCCATCCATAGGACAATATACATCCTTTTTGCTTTAATACAAGAGGGAGGGACTCGAGCCCCTCCCTGCAAATCTGCTAGGATACGCGGTTAAAGCTTCTTTAAGCTTACGTTCCCGTTCGAGCTTTCGAGCTCGATGTTTCCTGAGCCGTCGCCCATTGTTCCTTCAAAGAGATTGTCCTCCATCTTCGTGACCTGAACGTGAAGGTCGGAATCGACGCTCAAATCGCCGTTCGACGTCTGCATTCGAATAGCGGCGCCTACAGAATCGGGAATAAAAAGGGTAAGCTTGCCGTTGGATGTTTTGAGGTTGCAGGACCCGTCCGTCTTCGGCATCGTGACCCTGGCGTAGATCTCGCCGTTGGAAGTCACACCCTTTGCGTCTCCCTTATGATTATCTATTGTTATTGGCCCGTTAGAAGTGCTAAGATCAGCTTTTCCTGACGTATTGTTCGTGTTTATCTCGCCGTTCGATGTGCTCAGAAGCAGACCATTCTGGTTGCCTTCGACCGTTATCTTGCCGTTGGAGGTTTCGTAATCGACATAGAGGGATTCGGGAAGACTGATGGTAGCATTGCAGCCGTAGCTCCGGCCGGTAATCTGGGGGATATCAACATAAATCCTTAGAATCTTTGCAGTGGTATCTTCCGTTACATGCACCACAACATCCGGAAGATGGTTTTTTGCATCGACGGACGTAATGCCCGTAGCCCAGCGCTCAAGGGTTACTTTTATGACTGTATCGCCCTGGACAACCGTTGACTCTATCTCTCCGTTTTCCGTTTCTATCTGAAGCTGGCTGTAGTTTGATGCCTTATAAGACTCGGTATCCTTTTCGTATTCCTTAAAAGCGTAGTTCGGCAGGCATGAAAGGAAAAAAACGCCTGAAAAGACGGTCAGAACCAATAATTTCTTCAAGATTCCTCCTTTATTATCGGATAGTATAGCATTATCGATTGTCGTGTCAATAGACTAATCTAGAATCGCTTAAAGGATTCTTACCGCGCTAAGACAAAATATCTGAGCCATATGTATATGCTTGAAAGGATGAGGGAAATGATAGTTGTAGGCATTCCCTTTTTAGCGAACGCCCAGAAGCTGATTTTATGCCCCGATTTGTTCGATATGCCCGCGATAACCATGTTTGCGGCAGCGCCGATAAGGGTTCCGTTGCCTCCGAGGCAAGCGCCTAGCGCAAGCGCCCACCATAGGGGTTCTATGGGCTGCACCCCCTGCGATGCAAGCCCCCTTATGACGGGAAGCATGGCAATAACGAAAGGCACCGAGGATGTAACGAACGTTAAAAGAGCCGAGCCCCACAGGATTATCATGGAAAGGAGAAAAACCTTGCCCATGTTTGCCGCAATGATTATTCTCAGAAGCTCTTTGATTACTCCCGTCGATTCCAGCCCCGAAATCATTATGAACATGCCGATAAAGAAGAAAAGCGTGTGCCAGTCGATCTCTGCCAGTATGGTTTCAATAGGGTCTGTTTTCTTTTCTCTCGGCGGCAGCTGCGATGCAAGGAGAAGAAGCCCGGCGCCTCCCAAAGCTATCGTCGCAGGCATCAAATGTAGCGCCTCGTGAAGAACGAACATGACGATTACTATCCCCAATATTGCCAAGGACTTCCATACAAGGTACTTATCGCGTATCGCTTTACGGGCATTGAGATCGTTAAGGGCGGCTACGTTCGGGGTGCGTGAACGAAGCTCTTTTCCGAAGAGAAAAGTGGAACTCAACAAAAACACCACAAGCACGAGCATCACGATTGGCGTAAGATGGATTATGAAGTCGTTGAAGCCGAGTTTAGCGGCGCTTCCGATAATGATGTTGGGCGGATCGCCTATCAGCGTCGCCGTTCCTCCGATGTTTGAGGCAAGCGCCTCGGAGATCAAAAAGGGAAGGGGGTCGACGCGCAATGTCCCGGCAATAAGAAGCGTAATGGGCGCAATTAAAAGTACAGTCGTAACGTTGTCCAGAAATGCCGATATGACCGCGGTGAGAAGAGAAAGAACAATCAATAAAAGCAACGGCCGTCCCTTGGAAAGCTTTGCTGAGGAAATGGCGAGCCACTCAAAAAGGCCCGAACGCTTTATGATGTTTACGATGATCATCATGCCTGCGAGGAGGAAGATGACGTTCAAGTCTATGTGAAGGAAGGCGTCGGCTTGATCGATGGACCCCACTATCAGCATTAAGGCTGCGCCCACAAGTGCTACGACGGTGCGGTCGATTTTTTCCGTGGCTATAGCTATATAGGACGCTACGAATATAGCAATGGCAACCCAGGCTTGCGTGGTCATGATATCAGGTACGCATCACCTTTGTTATGATGTCTCTCAGCGAAACCACGCCGAAATACTTTCCCTCTTTAGTCACGACGAGCGCGTTCTCCGAGCGGTGAAGGAGAACGCTCGTTATTTCTATTATCGATGCGCTGTCGTCTGCGGCGGCAAAATCCCGAACCATGACCGAGGAAACAGGCATCTTGTCCTCCTCCTGAAGAAACCTGTCGAAGGGTTCGAACTCAGAGATGAACCGAAGGTCGCCTATCATGCGGGCGTATTCGGGCATTGCTGCCTGAAGAAGATCGTAGCATCGCAGGATTCCGACCACTTCGTTTTCGGCATCAAGCACGGGCAAAGTCAGGGTTTCGTTGCGGAAGAAGAGATCTGCAGCTTCCTTGAGATTCATATCCTCCCGCAGAGTCTCAACCCTGCGAGCGATGTCACCCGCGTAAAGACGTTCAGTAACCAGAAGGTTGGTTTTTTTAATAGCGTTCAGCACCTCGGAGGGACTCGAGGCCGAAGCAAGCTCAACGTGGATTTCCTCGCTTAAAGCGAGCCGCGCTAGAACTCCGAGGGTCTTTAGATACAGTTTGGATACCTTCTTCTGTTCAAGAAGCAGGAAGATAATCCTTAAAGGTTCACCGTCCGGTGTGTGATCGCCAAGACCGTCCGGAAAGATGCCTATGCCGACTACAAGTTCGGAGATTTCGTTCGAGCGGGCATGCGGCAGTGCAATCCCTCTCCCTGCAATGGTTGAAACGAGCTTCTCGCGCTCAAGAACCTCGTCGATTATGGCTTTCTGGCTCTGTTCGGATCTATCGGCCAGCACACGAGGAACCAAAAGCCTTATGGCTTCGGAGAGGTTTGTCGCTTTAAGCCCGCAGAAGACTCGCTCGGGTCTTATTAGATGTATAAGTTTCATTTTTTATCTCGACAAGTTTAGGCGATTCCCGGTTTTTGTCAACTTGAATACCCCCGCGCCTTTCCGAAACATGCTGAGATTGACAAACGCTTAACGAGGCGTAAATTGCCATTATGCTATTGGATTGCGGCAAGGATAAGACTTGAATAAGAACCAGGAAAAGGTGCTTTGCTTTCCCCGCTCGGTTCTTGACGAGAAGGAGTGGTTCTCAGGCTTAAGACCGGACGAC belongs to bacterium and includes:
- a CDS encoding PorV/PorQ family protein yields the protein MKRILVILAIASAAFAQFGGNTGTTAHPLLKIGFGPRAAAMGNAYMGIATDITALWWNPAGLNQLNTYEAMLSHHEWLKGIRDEYAAIIWPQSPKNTIGFALNFSSASGIEHWDENNLPVSGDSLIAAYEALFMASYTRQIGSNIGLSASLKGLYENLYDASGFGGAVDLSFHWKPSPIFGLGVSLQNLGPGMFYGGESYMLPMQAQVGAALTFDDLLYGANFLADVRVPMDNNISVHVGAEVWPLEILAARIGFQSGPQTIGELNILAGLTAGVGLVLSNYRIDYALAPYGQLGLTHRLAFIAAFGERPRYGDVIVRVIDAETKAPIVAHLNIEGLVKLDKDTDEKGVWERKGLNPGKITAKASKDDYYPSTGETQVKAGQKAELVVALSKIPPGGIAGKVFDVKTNDPLTGTITYKGPNDIKGEVKTDDQGNYTLPALYRGDYELHVQPDHSKYFPQDASVTVEPDKKAQKDFALLREKELIVFHNINFETGEARVLPDFYTVLDQIGQILADNPTIQVELGGHTDSRPIKTPDFKDNLALSQGRVDAVRQYLIDKFNIEPARLVAKGYGDSQPVASNETEEGMAKNRRVEFKVLTGIEYYHEIKNIEER
- a CDS encoding VOC family protein, with protein sequence MINAIQHIGFGVNDRDRSWSFYRKLGFDVPMSLNQSRASRMEPLVGGDYERKVVIAANLLGGATLEIFQYLSTEPKPYPVDWNWGNPGMSATALKVRDLNKALDLFGDMPESIVSRPTDWPANPSWKAALVKDPDNLLIYLVEIPGMPYSLKLNGNFIGGIVFSTVAVSDMERSLEFYRNVLDYKDIVYDWQGYDPMLSSIPGGNRRMRRVMLKDSRPSTSFYSFYLDRGMIELVEVEGDKGKHIYNARRWGDVGQMEICFDVHDIKATFDELKKRGAEPLLEPNTEDFDMGHGSTAFFAYFKDPDGTMIELAEATKLKITNSIGIDLKKRKPGKALPKWLMKMSRHKRYKD
- a CDS encoding pyridoxal phosphate-dependent aminotransferase family protein translates to MKDLFSKCGEEGGYFSYFRLKRDRYFALPVLDGMPGPRMTFSGKPVIQWAINNYLGLVQRPELIETAKEAAAKWGVGAPMGARFMTGNTERHIALEERLARYSGKPSAILFNYGYLGVLGTVTSMIGKDDVIVIDKLAHASMMDAAFSTRQFIPFQHNSMESLERALKRATRNREGGVLVMTEGVYGMTGDLADLPGVVKLKNKYGARLYVDDAHGFGVMGKQGRGTGSHFGVQDDIDIYFGTFAKSFAAIGGFSSSTDEVIEYIRYNARTQIFAKSLPMVVVEVLIKTLDIIESEPGLFDKLWENTRKLQSGLKELGYNLGNTQSPVTPVYVPANDVETGMRFIHKMRDEKGVFISGVMYPVVPKGVVLCRMIPTAAHTDEDIALTIKAFREVRDEMKLEL
- a CDS encoding cysteate synthase is translated as MNADFKPTSYRLECLECGKVFEKDNHLLSCDEGHSPSLLRADYRNVRLSIKGSSNGMFIFKDWLPLRRYIKTDSIPVVFKSEALALEVGLENLWIVFSGYWPERGANMKTCTFKELEAPPVCSRLEESSQTLVVASAGNTARAFAELCSVNEIPLLLVVHEAGLDCIWSTRAFSSSVRLVAVTGGADYLDAIQVADMISKLPGYIPEGGAKNVARRDGMGTALLAAALEIGRIPDHYFQAVGSGTGGIAAWEASERLVRDGRYGSAKMKLHLAQNYPFTPMTESWKKGSRILPEIEESALKEKVSQISAHVLSNRKPPYGIRGGVFDALTATNGLMYSVTNEEASASGGRFEELEGIDLDPAAAVALGALKQAFESGSIDKKEVVLLNITGGGKKRLYEDYKIHKLEPHITLRLDEITQETIERLF